A part of Apostichopus japonicus isolate 1M-3 chromosome 10, ASM3797524v1, whole genome shotgun sequence genomic DNA contains:
- the LOC139974926 gene encoding uncharacterized protein, producing MVSQGGEKRPSYFDSASVETGVHMASSSSHSVKSRLQLFWLFAIVVCCMICVVARQQCQIYTIQRELNSLLELEDLSDELRDGDMFAENITGSLLGKLTADENNTLNAIVSRRRRQTRGSDVSAFAHLVGNGNIVGHSTFLWSDPDSSSNSYSSFGNVQLYKPNRNNAVRAIRVLCAGWYYVYTQIPYFYDSDRHLGHEIVRINSCGRSNPMTVLMTIVNLPNSPAASNNNWKYLGGIVYLAASSHVEVKPSDNDQPIDNYISSSNEARQTGAFFGLYLVKAMSPLDCAVRCNN from the exons atggtCAGCCAAGGCGGTGAGAAAAGACCCTCCTACTTCGATTCTGCTTCTGTCGAGACAGGAGTACACATGGCGAGCTCATCATCACATTCGGTAAAGTCACGACTGCAGTTGTTCTGGTTATTTGCTATTGTCGTCTGCTGTATGATATGTGTAGTTGCCAGACAACAGTGTCAAATCTATACGATCCAACGAGAACTGAATAGCCTATTGGAACTAGAAGATCTCTCCGACGAACTCCGCGATGGTGACATG TTTGCAGAAAACATCACAGGCAGCCTCTTGGGTAAACTGACCGCTGACGAAAACAACACCCTCAATG CCATCGTCTCCCGCCGCAGGCGTCAGACTAGAGGCTCAGATGTG TCTGCGTTCGCTCATCTTGTTGGGAACGGTAATATAGTAG GTCATTCGACGTTCCTTTGGTCAGATCCCGACTCTTCAAGTAATTCTTATTCTTCTTTCGGGAACGTCCAACTTTACAAACCGAACAGAAACAATGCAGTGCGTGCTATTCGTGTCCTTTGTGCAGGCTGGTATTATGTCTACACACAGATACCATATTTCTACGACAGTGACAGGCATCTTGGACACGAAATAGTCCGAATTAACTCATGTGGACGTTCCAACCCTATGACAGTACTCATGACTATTGTGAACCTGCCAAA TTCACCGGCAGCCAGTAACAACAACTGGAAATACTTAGGTGGGATTGTTTACCTGGCAGCATCCAGTCACGTGGAGGTAAAACCGAGTGATAATGATCAACCCATCGATAACTACATTAGCTCTTCGAATGAAGCCAGACAAACTGGGGCTTTCTTTGGACTGTACCTAGTGAAGGCCATGTCGCCATTAGATTGTGCAGTGAGATGTAACAACTAA